One Stratiformator vulcanicus genomic window, TGGGCCGGTCCCGGTCGACGAAGACCTCTTCGAAGTGCTGGCCCTAGCCTTGGAACTCTGCGAGCAGTCCGACGGTGCGTTCGACCCGACCTCGGGCCGGCAAATCGACCTCTGGCGGCGCTGCCGAGCGGAGCGACGTCTTCCGACCCAGCGAGAACGTGACGAAGTGCTTGCCGCGACGGGTTGTGCTGACGTCGCCCTCGATCGCGAGGCGAAGACCGTGCGTTTTCGCTCGCCGCAGACGTCGCTCAATCTCGGGGCGATCGGCAAGGGGTTCGCTCTCGATCGGGCCGCCGAATTCCTTGCGGAACAAGAGGTCGACGATTTCTTACTGCACGGCGGACACAGCAGCGTCGCCGCGCGGGGAAGCCACGCCGGTCACGATGGCTGGCCGGTCGGCATCGGCAATCCGCTGCTGACGTCCAAGCGGTTCGGCACGATTCTGTTGAAGGATCGAGCGATGTCGACGAGCGGGTCGAACATCCAGTATTTTCGTCACGAGGGGCGCAAATACGGTCACCTGCTTGATCCACGAACGGCCATGCCGACCGACGGACTCCTTTCAGTCGTTGTGACCGCACCTTCCGCGGCATTGGCCGATGCCCTCTCCACCGCATTTTTTGTGATGGGTGTCGAAAAGGCTCAAACATTCTGTAATACTTATACGTCGGTCGGGGCGATCCTGATCCCGCCGCCCACGCGAGGCGGTCGGCTCGACATTGTGAGCATCGGGATCCCCGACGAAAATCTGTTTTTAGATACTGATCAACTCGTCTGTGGGTCTGATTAGTCGACCGCCCCCTCCCGCCTTGGTCGATTAGCATGCCCCGTGCCCGCTGGATTTCCGAAGTGCCTGATATTCGTCGCGTTTCCGTCTTCGCCTGCGTTGCCCTTGTTACCCTTCGATTGTTCATCGGATGGCAACTGCTGCACGAGGGACTTTGGAAAACCAATACGATGGACTCGGCTCGTCCGTGGTCCGGTGAAGGTTTTTTGGCGAACGCCCACGGCCCGCTCAGAGACCAATATCGATCGATCTCCGGCGATCCGGACAGTCTCGATTGGCTCGACTACGACAAGGTCGCCGACCGTTGGATCGACTGGAAGCAGCGTTTCATTGAGCATCACCCCGACCTGAGTGAGAGCCAGCTTCGAAAGCTCAACGAGTTGGTGGATGGCTACGAAGACTTCCGTGCGGAACTCGTTGAACTGCCCGAAGCGGTTGAATTCCCGCCGAAAGGGGTCGAAAAAGGGGCGATCCGTTTCGAGCCTGATTCGAAGCGTTTGATCGTTGATGGAAAGCTCCATCTGACGCAGCGGGAGCGAAACCGGCTGATCACGATGGCTCATCCCGATTGGAAAGACGGCGACGAATTGCCGTCCGAGTACGCCAAAGCCGTCGATTTAGTCTTCAAGCGGGCTCAGCGTTTAGGCTATCTGGAGCGTCTCGCCGCGGTCCTGAAAGGCGACCCCGAACGCATCACCTATGACGTGACCGACCGCGACGGCGAAGTCATGGAATCGTTTGTCGGCGAGATCGATGTCTATCGAGCCGGGCTGAAAAAATACAACGAAGACTTGGCCGAAGCCGATCAGGCATTCGAATACGACCATCTCGCTAGTCAGTGGAAAGATCTGCAGGAACAGCGGTTGGAATTGATCAGCCCTGTCGTCGCCCTCGAAACAGAAATGCATGACACCGCGGCAAAGATGTTGACCATCGAGCAGCTTTCCCGCGGCCCGGTTCCCGAACCGTGGACGATGCTGCGGATTTCCGACGCGATGGTGATCACCGGCCTGTGTACGCTCGGGACGCTGTTGATCATCGGATTTGCAACTCGCTTCGCCGCGGCTTCGGCGGCGATTTTGGTACTTTCGTTTTACCTCGTCTGGCCGCCGTGGCCCGGCGTGCCCGAACCGCCGGGGACCGAGCACTCCCTCATCGTCAACAAGAACTTGATCGAAGTTGCGGCGCTCATCTCACTGGCTGCCCTTCCCACGGGGACATGGTTCGGCGTCGACGGCATCATCGGACGGTTGTTTGCCGGTCGAAAACAGGCGAAGCAGAGCTAATTGGTGAACTCAAAGCGTCGAGATAGTTTGGCGCGGCGATTCGGGAAAAACCTGACCCTCATCCAGCAAATGATGGTCCGGCAGCGTAGAATAAAGACACACAAGGTCGAGGTTGAGTTCCGCCTCAACATTAAGTGAGAAATGATATGAATCTGACGCCTGAGCAAACTGAAATCGGCAAAGACAACTATCACGAATCGGTCGGCGGTATCCGTCGCCGTGAGTTTCTCGCCGGGGCCGCCGCCGCGACGACCGGCCTCGGGGCGATGTATTTCGGCTACGAGAAGGTCTCGGGTTCGCCCGTCAAAGTCGGGTTCATCGGCACGGGCGACGAGGGAAACATTCTGCTGACCGAGCATCCGGCCGACTACATGGATGTCGTGGCCATTGCCGACGTTCGTCCCAGCAATCAAAAGCGGGCCTTCCACGGTGATGGCAACAAGCACCGCAAAGGCTTGAAAGAGGTCTTGGGTAGCTCGGCTCCGAAAAATGTGCGAGTCTTCAACAGTCATAAAGAATTGATCGCCGCGAAAGACGAGCTCGGCCTGGAAGCGGTCGTGATTGCGACCCCGCTCGTCAGTCACGCGCCGATCGCCATCGCCTGTCTGAACGCCGGGTTGCATGTGCTTTGCGAAAAGCTGATGGCCAAGAGCATCGGCGAGTGCAAAGAGATGATTCGCGTTGCACGCGAAAACGACCGCCTGCTCGCCGTCGGGCACCAGCGGCACTACAGCGTGCTGTACGACAACGCCAATCAAATCGTCCAGCAGGGATTGCTCGGCGAGATCAAGTTCATCCGAGCCCAGTGGCACCGCAACAATTCGTTCCCAAATCGGGATAGCTGGGTCAAACTACCCGATGTGATAAAGAAGCACCCCGAAGACATAAAGGCGCTCGAGGACAATCTCGACGTCATTCAGGAGATCGGGTTTGAGACGCCGGAGCAATTTATCGAGTGGCGACTCTTCAACAATACCGGCGGCGGTCTGATGGCCGAGCTCGGAAGTCACCAGATGGACGCCGCAAGCATTTTCCTCGGCAAGGTCCATCCCGTCGCCGTCCAAGGTTTCGGCGGCCGCAACTTCTACGGGATTAAGGGTGTCGGCCCGAAAGACAAATGGGACGACAAACGAGAGATCGACGATCAGATCTTCGTCACGTTCGAGTTCCCCGGCGACCACTACGAAGAAGACCAGGACGACAAGTGCATCGTCACTTATTCTTCAATGAGCACGAACCGCTTCGAGCCTTACGGCGAAAGCGTCTACGGCAGTCGTGCGACGCTCATCATGAAAGCCGAGAAAGACGCGCTGCTTTATAAAGAAGCTAGCGCCGGCAATAATGGCGGAGGTCCCGATCAGCGTTTGTGGGTCGTCAATAACACCAAGGATGGCGGACCCGTGCTGGAGGCGTACGAAACCACGACATCCGCCGCAACCACTTCAAAGCAGGCTTCGCCGGACGATGTCAGCCGCGGCTATCGCGAAGAGATGGAGCACTTCGCCTTCGCGATCCGCAATCAGGGCGAATATTACCCCGGCGGCAAGCCGCTTCCGCCGAAACAGGGCGGTCTGCGTTGTAACGGTGAAGTCGCGATGGCCGATGCGGTCATGGCTTTGACCGCCAACTTGGCGATGAAGCACAAGCGTCGCATCGAATTCCGTCCCGAGTGGTTCGAAGTCGAAAGCTCGGCGACTCCGGAGGAAGACGTGAAAAAGATGGTCGGCGGGAGCCTCGCCTGACCTTCGATCAGGAGGCGACTTCAAAATCTTTAACCCGACCGATCAATTGATCGGTCGGGTTTTTTCAATTTGATCATCTTTTTAGAAGTAAACCACCAATCCGTATCGACTCCCCGCGTGCCGAAACTCGCAGATTCGATTGACCGCCGAACGTTGTTTGACCTCAATATATT contains:
- a CDS encoding FAD:protein FMN transferase, which produces MSDRASRGSKPPADHGEQPASRRGFLRGDSARNALEAAQEQLADEVAGEESLIPTAGPTVRLSTQAMACEFSVVMNPGPASQVMRASDALDLVHVLEQKMTVYRDDADLVRVNEQAADGPVPVDEDLFEVLALALELCEQSDGAFDPTSGRQIDLWRRCRAERRLPTQRERDEVLAATGCADVALDREAKTVRFRSPQTSLNLGAIGKGFALDRAAEFLAEQEVDDFLLHGGHSSVAARGSHAGHDGWPVGIGNPLLTSKRFGTILLKDRAMSTSGSNIQYFRHEGRKYGHLLDPRTAMPTDGLLSVVVTAPSAALADALSTAFFVMGVEKAQTFCNTYTSVGAILIPPPTRGGRLDIVSIGIPDENLFLDTDQLVCGSD
- a CDS encoding Gfo/Idh/MocA family protein; translated protein: MNLTPEQTEIGKDNYHESVGGIRRREFLAGAAAATTGLGAMYFGYEKVSGSPVKVGFIGTGDEGNILLTEHPADYMDVVAIADVRPSNQKRAFHGDGNKHRKGLKEVLGSSAPKNVRVFNSHKELIAAKDELGLEAVVIATPLVSHAPIAIACLNAGLHVLCEKLMAKSIGECKEMIRVARENDRLLAVGHQRHYSVLYDNANQIVQQGLLGEIKFIRAQWHRNNSFPNRDSWVKLPDVIKKHPEDIKALEDNLDVIQEIGFETPEQFIEWRLFNNTGGGLMAELGSHQMDAASIFLGKVHPVAVQGFGGRNFYGIKGVGPKDKWDDKREIDDQIFVTFEFPGDHYEEDQDDKCIVTYSSMSTNRFEPYGESVYGSRATLIMKAEKDALLYKEASAGNNGGGPDQRLWVVNNTKDGGPVLEAYETTTSAATTSKQASPDDVSRGYREEMEHFAFAIRNQGEYYPGGKPLPPKQGGLRCNGEVAMADAVMALTANLAMKHKRRIEFRPEWFEVESSATPEEDVKKMVGGSLA